Part of the Lepidochelys kempii isolate rLepKem1 chromosome 8, rLepKem1.hap2, whole genome shotgun sequence genome is shown below.
TGAGCGTATCACTGTGAGAGAGGGGCCAAACTTGAGTGATGCTGGAACCCAGTGCACCAGATCACAACACCTATTGTGGAGAGTTGAGCCCAGACAGTTCTGTGACACTGACACATTCTGGTGACCCAATTTTTGCGTTTCAACCCATGGGTTGAGAAACTCCATGTTAAGCAAGTCCTTTAAGTCAGGGCATAGGTGTGCTGAATTGCTACAGCACCATAGTTAAAATTCAAATTATGCAATCCCTGCACTGGCATGCAGGAGAGCCACAGTGTCCCCATGAGCTAGTGATTATACATATCCCTATGCTGACTGGCTGCAACTGGCCCAAAGAGGCTCATCCATGAGCTGCTAGAActacttccttccttcccaacCCTGTCAAATCCACTTTACCTCAAATCATTAAGGTGTGGAGGTAAAGAGGGGGATATAATCCTTTAGTGAAGAATCAGATGGGTGTTACAAGCTGTGTATTGCAAATAGTGATGCTGAAGTATGGTCATTGTGAGACTACTGCAGTCTGGTACAATCTGTCTCTGCACTGGCTGCCAGAGTGCAGTTATTGGTCCAGAGAAAAACGCGTAACAGCACAGACACACTTCACAAATGTATTAGTCAGGCAAGGACTGAGAAGGCAAAGTAGGTCAAGTGTAATACCATAACCTTGGGGGCATTAGCTCATGAGTGAGGATAGTTTGATACCCAAGACTACCAGAAATATACCTATTGTAATAGTTTCACTGTGAAGTGTCTGCAAAggtgcttatgctcaaataaatgtgttagtctctaaggtgccacaagtactccttttcttttaggattACCAGAATATGATGAGGACCTGAGGTCAGGAATAGAACACTTCTGTGCCTGGATCTAACCAATGCCATAAGCATTAGTTCTCAGTTCATTTGGAAGAACACATCATCCTCCAAGTTAAAAGAGCTCACCTTATCTTCAACGGTCGAGTCATTTTCTTTATTATCTTCAGTTTTGTCATTTTCTTTATCTTCCTCATCTGATCCTTCTGTTTCTGCAAGGAAAGTTTGTGGAGGAGAATAATGATATTTGCTATACACTGTTAAACCATCTATTTTGCTTGGTTCAATTGTTTAGAGGTAAGCATCCCCCTCTTTCTCGTGATGAGTATTATGTGCAACTTTGGAACAGTCAAAGTGACATTGCAGCCTTTGCACTACCCACCGTGCTCAAAACATTAGTTACTCTAGTTCTACAGTAGCAGTTTAACATTAAATTTTCTGACTTAGTGCTGCCTAGAATGGAAGTTTATTTAGGGCTAAATTCGGATGTATTCCATGggagctcccagtgaagtcaatggagttataaaCAGTCACCCAATGACTGGTATGTCATCCTACAAGTCACAAATGTTTTCAGCAAGATAGTATTTCTCACCCGATGTGTGGTAGCTGTGTCTAAAACTCAAATGCAAACTGCTTATGAATTCAGACAACTTGCTATTTTGCAGTGCCAGTTCAGCTTGTGAATTTATGGGGCAGCAAAGTGCTTTAAATGTAGAGTTACATAATTAATCCTAGCAATGGGaagtcggggcggggggggggaggaacctggggaagtgggagggggggatGGCGGCCAGCATTTACTTTTGGGCACAAGCCATCTGATACATAAGGGAAGTGGATGGGAAAGCTTGCTATACACCAGGATTGGTATCCTATGCCAGCGTGGCAAATACAAAATATATCTGGAAAAAGAAGGTTCTGTTTTGTTTGGAAGCTGGAACCAGCCTGTGAGCTGGTCAAATTTTACTTTTCTTGAGGAAGCCAGTTACTTTTGACAAAAAGAACATAGGTGTGGGAGGTCAACAGTGGTAACTGCCATAACTAGAGCTAGATTCAACAGCCACATTGGCAATGGCATACCTGCTGCAAAAACAGACCAAGTTTCTATGTATGAGATGTAATTGATTAGAGTGAGAATAAAGATACTAGGTGTTTAGCTTCCTAATAAGAGACTTTTAGATAATTTACCTCTGCAAACGTGACCAACACTTGAGGCTGGAGGACAAGACATTTATTAGACCACGATGTGGTTGTCAAATAAGCACTTCCAAAGTTAATAAATGGACATCAGTGGGCTTTTTTTCTTATCATCTGGGAAACAAGAGTTAAGAACTATTTTTCTTGTGGGTACAGACTGAGTCTGCGGCAAGAGAAAGAATACAAGGGTCTACCTGCACAATGTATGGTAATTGAAGATactttacaccagtggttctcagccagggtacacatacccctaaGGGTATGTAGAGgtcaaggggtacatcaactcatcttgatatttgcctagttttatgaCAGGcaatataaaaagcactagcaaagtgagtacaaactaaaattgcatAGAGACTATGagttgtttatattgctctatatactatacattgaaatatAAGTAGAATATTTATATTCTCATCAGACTGCAAAAAGGCATACAATAGTCTGGaagggttgagagccactgctttacaGTGTAGCTACATTACATTCTTTGTGATTGGTACAGACAGTTCCATTGTGATGTTCAACATGAGAAATGCCTTTAGTATTGTCCAGAGGTTGCTAAGGAAATTAAGAGACTGCATGGATATTCGATCACTATTAAATGAGGCTGTGAATAGCTCAACTGGTACAAGCATGCAGTCATTCCGATTGTTGGAAAATCAAGATACTATGTGATGATTTATAGCCTCTTAAAGTCTAAGTGTATGTTATTTTGGAAAGCATATGGAGTTTGTTTTCTGGTTTGTTAGGACAGTTAAGCAGCTATTAAATGAAGCAGAACAACATGAAAAGCTACTTAGGAAGAAGCTTGTATTAGCTAGCACCAATTTACAATGGAATTTTAAAGCCTATCATATTAAATTTAAGTTTCACAATGAAGTTCATTCTTTAGTCACTGAGATTCCACAGAAGAGTTCAAATTCTCATAACAAGGAGACGTGCTATTATATGTATCAATTCAGTGGATTCTACTTTACTGCCCTTACTGTCTAGAATGGGAGATTAGGACCAGAGGCAACTTGTGGTTCAAATTATTTGAAGGTTAGTGCAATAAACCCAGATACATGCAAGTGGACATCCATTCAGTATTCTCTACCAGCCTAGTTAATGCTTTCCAAACATTACCACTGAAGCCCCAAAATGATATCCACATAAAGATTTTGCTTTGCAGTTAGTTAAGCATTAGACAGAAACTAAAACTATTCACTGCTCCTTGAAACTTAACTGAAGCCAGTTACTTGGAGGACTTTAATATCCAAGTGCCCCTTGTTTGAGACCTTCCATTAGTCTATGGCAAACAGAAAATTCTGAATGGAAATGTAACTTTTAACCCCTGGTTAGCAAGTCAAATCCATCAAGTAATCCACCCACAAGTACTTCTCCTATCCCTGTTACCTTCACCCTCTTCCATCAGGtcatctttctcctcttctttttctaCCTTAGCACCATCTCCCTCTTCCATCAggtcatctctctctttctctacctTAACAGCTACTTCaactttttcttcagtttctaTTTCATTAGCTGGCTCTTTGCCCTCTGCAGGTGTAGTGGCATTTCCAGCTGCAAACAATGTTTCTTTTGAGGCCAGTGCCTCTTTTGACTTGTTTAGCTTCTCTTCCATGGCTTCTGCCACTGCCTCCTCTTCGGTGGCTGCCTCTACCTGCTTTTCCGTGGCTTCTGCCTCGGCTTCTGCCACTGCCTCCTCTTCCGTGGCTTCCTCTACCTGCTCTTCTGTGGCTTCTGCCACGGCCTCCTCTTCCGTGGCTTCCTCTACCTGCTCTTCTGTGGCTTCTGCCACGGCCTCCTCTTCCATAGCTACCTCTGCCTCCTCTTCCGTGGCTGCTTCTGCCGCTGCCTCCTCTTCCGTGGCTGCTTCTGCCGCTGCCTCCTCTTCCGTGGCTGCTTCTGCCGCTGCCTCCTCTTCCGTGGCTGCTTCTGCCGCTGCCTCCTCTTCCGTGGCTGCTTCTGCCGCTGCCTCCTCTTCCGTGGCTGCTTCTGCCGCTGCCTCCTCTTCCGTGGCTGCTTCTGCCTTGGCTTCTGCCGCTGCCTCCTCTTCCGTGGCTGCCTCTACCCGCTCTTCCGTGGCTGCTTCTGCCACTGCCTTCTCTTCTGTAGCTGCCTCTACCTTGGCTTCTGCCACAGCCTCCTCTTCCGTGGCTGCCTCTACCCGCTCTTCTGTGGCTTCTGCCACTGCCTCCTCTTCCATAGCTGCCTCTACCCGCTCTTCTGTGGCTTCTGCCACCTGCTCTCCTGCCACTGTCTTCTCCTGCATATCTGCCTCTACCTGCTCTTCTGCCTTTTCTTTAAGCTTCGTCTCTACGTCAGCAATTGCTTCCTCTTCTCTTGTTTTACCTCCCATCTCCACATCCTCTCCTTCTGTTTCCTTCCCAGCTTCATTCAGTACTGGAGACTCTTCTGCAGATTTTTTGgattcttccttttcccccatgGCGTTATATACCTGCTCTCTCAACTCCTCCCTTGCTTCTTCTACATAGTTAAGGAAGATGAAGCATAAACATTTCTTCGAGTTTAGTGATAAAAGCATTAATGGAAATTGAAAATACCACCCTCAGACCCtccaacgtgtgtgtgtgtagcacaTGTTCCTAAACTCAATTCCTTTTGAAATCTAAAGAAGCTGGGTCCCAAGCAACAAACTCTGGGAGATCCTACAATCTTGTAAGTGACCACTCAAGCAATATACAGTTTTATGCATTAGCATTTTTAGTCACAGCTGAGCAAGAAATGCCAAGTTAAATCCATTTGTCTAGATGGATAAAAACTCCTTGTGCAATAATCCTCTGCAATGTATGATAGAATGAAAACTGCCCTTGAACTTTTAAAGTGAGGACAGTTTGGTGAGTCTGACCCAAAATAAATTCTTCCCTTATGACCAACTTTAAGCGAATGATACCACATGCCACTGTACTGCTGCAAGTGCACAAAGCAGTCCTAGCTGGCTGGAAAGCTTAGAACAGGAAAGGAAGTTTGAGTGTAATGCTTCACAATTGACAAATTTTGTGACCCCTTGACTCAAAGCTAGTGTGAACGAAGAGTTTCCCAAACCTAGctaaaagatttttattttgcaAGAAATTTATAGAACAAGATTCTTCCACCTGCTAAAAGTTTTGGTACAAAGTTTCAGATCATCTAGGGAAGCAAAGTAAAGAATCCAGGTCCAATATTTACACAAGGCAATACAGCTTGGCATCTCTATGGCAGGTTAGACAACTCTACATACCATCTATGTTATCAGCATTTTCTACCATTGAGTCATCTTCTGCTTTTTcgccttcttcttcttcttccactTGCACTCCTTCCAAGGCATTTCCCAATACACCATTCTCCATTCTAGAAAAATAGAAGCAAGTCAGCTGCACACAAGCACCAAGGAATACATTTTGTGCTCAAAGGAACATACCATTTGACTGCTCTACCTAGCACCTCTCCCACCAACAGGTCTTCTACTATACCCGTTCTAGCCTGCAAAAGCCTCCTATTCCAGGCCAGACTCTTGATTTCAGTAGATACTGAGCATCATGCCATACTTGTGTGGCAAGAGAACATGGTGATGATGctctaaaaatatttcagatagATGGACTGATGCCCTATAACTCCAGTTAGACTTTTGCTAGTGATCTAGGTAAGAACAGTTCCCTTTTGCCTGCCCTGTCCTCCATATTATATTTCTCCTATTTTTCCTTGAGTTCAAGTGTTCTATCAATGACCTACCCCCTTATTCTAATACCCATTCCCCACTTGTAAGGTACAGCTACcccatttaaatttttatttttaaagagaggcAATTACATTTAACTGTTGTTTCATCCCAAAGGCTCCAAACTAACATTTTTAGTTGCTTCTATCAAAGTACTCCACCACTTGTATCCTTTTATAAAGAAATTAAAGTATCATCTTAAACTGTCAAAATCTAGGAAGAGGGATACTAGGTATTCAGAGGACTGACAAGCCAGCTAGAGGGTCTTTGTTAGTATACCTTGCTAACTCCAGGAGAGATTTTCCATAGTAAAAAAAAGCTTCTGCACATTCATCAGCTGTCTCACCATACTTTTTACCCCtacaaagaaaaatacaaaagttaGTACATCTTATTTGCACCATGTTTTGAAATAGCTTTACATTACCAGATACGCAACATTTAAATCTTTTCGGGGTGGGAAAGTCAATTTCCAAGCGGTTACCTCCCACGTGACCGCCACCCTTAGGCAAATGTCAGTTCTCTCCCTTCTGAGTTCTCTCCCTTCTGATAACTGGAATAGTTTTTACTGAAAGTTCTGGTTGCTCAGAGCACCCGACAGTGGGTTTTCAAGACTGTCCTCTGTTCTAAATGCTCTTTTCCTCGAGAGGCTAAGCAATTTGCCTCTGCTTTGCTTGCAATTGATAGATTATGTTTCTCTAGCGGTTAGACTTATGAGATCTGCATTGCAGAACACTCTTTATTTTGCAATATATGGGCTGGTTTGGTTTCTTGAGATGTTGATTTCTGAGGCACTGTAGGCCACTACTCCAATAGTTAAGTGTCTAAGCAGCACAAATGTATTATTTCAAAAGAAATCTACATAGACATGGTACAATCCTCAATTTTCCTGGTAATTATATTCAGATACTTGCAGACTACCTATAAAGACAGCTTGTCTAGGCCCGAGATGAGTATCTACATTTCAGCTTGATTCACTTCAGTGATGTACCCAAAACAAGAATCCAAGTAAAAAGCAATGTGTTCAGTTACTTACAATATACTAGCAGCCTCCTGGAATGCATTAACAGCTGCCGGAATATTTCCCAATACCAAGTGTTTCTGCCCTAAGCCCAGCAGTTTTTTGGCTTCTCCATCCACATCCATACTGTAAAGTTACAGAACACGGGCTGAGTTAGACACTGTACAGTTGGGAGAGCATCTCCAAGTGTACAAACTGGAGGGAGGTTTGTAGCCTCCTGCTGTTCACACAATTTCATTTCCCAGACTCTTTAAATCCAGCATTCAAACTCTTCCCACCAAGACTCAAACACCAACCAGCAAGGTGTGTAGAAGCACTAAATAGcaagcccttccccctcccccccacatgaTTATTCAGTTATGGTTAGAGAACTTTCATCTGCACCAGCACTAAGGGGACAAAGATTTTTCCATTTCtcacattaaaataaatttaaccATTAACTGCAAGAAGCAGATCCCAGAAAGACTGCTTAATAGCCAACTTTCAGTCTTCAGCTAAGTCAGAGGCTTGTATACAACACTCCAACATGAGAAGAGTTTACATTGAAAAGGTGACAGAGAAAACTGTATAAAGTCCTGCAGAAAGAAGGGgacagttcagtggtttgagcattggcctgctaaacccagggttgcgagttcaatccttgagggggtcatttagggatctgggccaaaaattggcgattggtcctgctttgggcagggggttggactagatgacttcctgaggtcccttccaaccctgatattctattctatgatctatgaagACAGGAAGCTCAGCTGCATAAAAGTGGAACATTGGCCTATTACCACCCattaaaaaacccccacacatTTGTCATGCAGCCATGACTAAAGCAAACTTTTGCGCTACAGCTGCCTGCGGAAGGAATCACAGGCTGTTAATGCAGTGTTTTTCTGGAATAAGGACTTAACTGGTGTTAGCCCAGAGAGGGGGAGCAGAAGAGTATTCCTAAACTGTGGTTTCTTGTATGGCAACATGAGACATCTATAGCCTTTAATATCTAGAGCTAAGCACAATGTCagatttaaatattaatttgaaaTAAGATCCACTATTaccctcttttttttgtttgccaACTTAGCCTGCTAACTCACAAATCCCTTACCTATCAGTTTTGTCTGCAGAAGTGGAGGGAGCAGCCAATTCCTCTTCCATTCTACAACTGAAGATTCAACAAGCAATTAGAATGGATTTGCAGTGTTGTACATGGTGTTACCAAATGGTGATGAAGTGACTAGAAGTCCACATTTTCAGAATCAGTGATATGAGAAATCTAGTGCACAATTTCAGACTTCTGACATTCCAGAATAGGTATCTGCAAGCTTGTCTATACTGTGGACCATTTTGTAATTATAGCGGATTAGAAATTTATGTAGAAAATTGACTTTTCATCAATAACCAACACTTCAGtttccccccccaaacaaaaattATTGGTTGTCTAATAAGAAAATAAGTAGGGAGAACCAGATCCTTTTCACAGAAGTGTTTCTTTAGTTAAAAACCCAGTTTTCTGTCAAAAGAAGTTGACTGAAAGATTTTGATCAGCCCTAATTTTAAGACAGAGGTAGTAGTCTTGGACTGCTGGCTAGCTCACCCATTCATGAACACCTCCCATCCCACTCAGAATCAACTGCATAACACCCAGGTCAACCACAGCAACTGCTTATATGGGAAATAATGAGTATGTTTTACCTATCTTAAGGTAGCTTTGTAGCTGAAAATAGGAAGCCAGCATCATGCATGTAGCTAGCTGTAGCCCACAGGATCACTATTCTGGAGTTTAGGAAACATCTCATCTAgtgcttaacaaaaaaaaaaaaaaaaaaaaaggggggggggggccactAAGTTTTCCCATGCATCATCTTAGAGTGGACTCAAGTGCCGTTCTCACTTTGAGAGTTCACTTCTCCTCCCAAACTACAAGTGTAACAGTATAGATGgcaaatagatttaaaaaaaacacacacacacaaaaacactttTCACTTTAAATAATCTGAGGTTTTTGTCAGAAGAACTTAATGTGACAATGGCCCTTAAGAGAGCACAGTATTTAGGGTAGCCAGTGCAGCCTGTTTCCTACCTCTGGCTCAGTGAAGGTGGAGGCCTTTGGTGAAATGAAGATGGGATTACAAAATGTGCCCTCTTCACCATGAACCATCACCCAACAGGACCACATGGAGCTGAGTCCTAATAGCCAGAGTATGTCCTAAGGAGAGGGGACAGCACTTTCTAAGTGGAGATTTGCTAAGAAGGCATACTGCTTTGTATACACAATTCAGTTAGGCTCAGCGCCTTTCTTTAGGCCTGGCTACACAGTTTACCTTTACCTACCTGCACAATTTAAAACCCAGCTTAGTTAAAGCAGTTAGTGCAGTTTTGTGGTTTGACACTCATGGGTTTCAAACCAAGGAGAGCatctaaacagaaagaaaaggcgtacttgtggcaccttagagactaacaaataaatttgttatttgactaacaaattaatttcatctgatgaagtgagctgtagctcacgaaatcttatgctcaaataaatgtgttagtctctaaggtgccacaagtacaccttttctttttgcaaatacagactaacatggctgctactctgaaacccatctaaaCAGAGTTGCACCAAAATAACCAATTTGGTTTTAGGAAGCCAATTCAGATTACATAAAAATTTGTATGTAGACAACCCTTTCAGTGACACAGGATactatctaggtacttatacaGCTCTTATCACCACAGTATCTCAATTATTACTGGACTTTATCATCCCAACACAGAGATAAGAACGTATTAGTCTAGGTGGGGAATGGAAACACAGAACACATTCACTCATATATGGTCAGATGGGAAATTTTTAGGTGAGATGAGACTGAACTCAGCTCTCCAGTGCCCTACCTACTAAACCAGCCTTCCTAACCCATGCTGTACAAGTTAGGGTAGTTATTTTGTAGAGAACTACAGCCGTACCTGGGGCTGCAAGTACAGAGATGTCTGTGTGGCCTGTGGGTATGGTGCCTACACCCCTGAACTCCAAATCCTACTCCGCCCCGGCCTTGGATTTAAAGTCTGCCCTTCAGAACTCCTGACTTCTAGAAAAGGGATCATAGGTACCCCATATAAAGGGGTATCCGAGGCTCAGCCCACTGGTGTTAATCACGTATACAACCCCCAACCCCTTCGCCTGGCTATGCCAAGCGCTGAGGCATCTTCACAATGAGGAAGTCACACAGCCAGGCTCCTATCAAAGCCAGGCCTGGCACAGGAGTGGAAGCCATAGGGCCAGACCTGGCATCCCACAGCCAAGGCTAATGGCTACGTTTACACGAGGTAGGTACAATGGGGCCTCCCACCCCATGAGGAGACAGtaccatgccccccacccccgagctgAGGGGAGCAATCACGGCCACACACTGCCTCCAGACACAAACATCACCATGGGGCGGGGTgactgcagccaccttccccgcccccccccaacacggccccagccccccccgcagcgcttgggggtggggggagtgactGCCCTCCACCACACACAGCCCCGCGCTCGGGGCGGGGCCTCGCTCCCTCAGGAGGCACCGCCCCTCATGGAGACAATAGGCCCTTTTCCCGCCTTTCCCCGGTCCGCCCCCGCCCCTTGTTTGGCGCCAAACCCCAACGGCGGCCGCTCACAGGCAGCGGCCGAGGGCACGTGACGCGGatagccccgcccccagcgccgCGGCAGGTTTGCCTTGTGGGGCTCCTCTGCCCCCAACCAACATGGCGGAGGCCGGGGCCGAGTCACGTGGGATCCCCCAGCGTTCCGAACGGGCCCGCGCGGCGCCCGGGCGAGGGCCGGCACGtaccaccgggggggggggcggcgccgCGCAGAGGGGAACCGGGCCAGGTCCCAGCCTTTCCCAGCGTCCCCCTTCCTCGCCGCCCCCGTCACTGCTCGCCCCAGCGGCGCGGAGCCACGGCCCTGCGGGTCGGCCCGCGCTactcgccccctccccccacaccggCTCCCCCCCACGCCGCTCGGCCCGCCCCCCACAGCGAAGCCGGCCTGGCGCGCCCAGCCCGTGCCGCGGTACCTAGGCGGGGGGCCTGGGGCGAGCTCAGCACAGGCGGCAGCAGATTTCATGGAGCCTGACAGGGGCGACGACGGCAGagtgcagcccccagcccctccggcTGCCTATATACCCCGAGGACACGCCCCAGACCCGCCTCGCGGCGCGCGCAAGCCCCGCGGACTGCTGCTCCCAGCGTCCTTCGCGGCCGTCGAGCGCGGCCCCCTCCGAACCCGGGATTGCACGGCATGCTGGGAAACGTAGTCCCCAAGGCGCGCCCCCGCCTGACCGACGCACGGCCGGCTGGGAAAGGTAGTCTGGAGACTGGCGCACAGcttgctgggaaatgtagtcacGGACCGCAGAGCATACTGGGAAACATACTCGGAAGGGGGGGTACTCTGCAGTAGCTGGCCCGCTGTGGGGACGGACGATGAAAAGAGAGGGGCTGCGGCCGCCGCCATCTTCCCTGCGGCCTCCACCGTCGGACTCCCTCAGTGCACCGTGCAGGCCCAGCCCCTcctgggagcctgcaccccaggccccctgctcctGAGGTCTGCATTGTGCACTTTCCTTCAGCACAACCCCTGTGGCGGGACTCGCGTCCACTCTGCACACCCCCTGTCACTGGCCTAGGCCCTCCCGATGCAGGCCCCCCGTAAGGGGATCTGCTGCTGCCCCATGGCGCTTCCCAAAAACGTCGGCCTCCACCAGCTGTGGGAGCACAAGCCAGGCACTTCCAACGCTGCTTTAAAGTGGAAGTTAGGTGTGCGCAGTCAAAACGTGCTAAAACAGATGCGGGGGTGCTACCCAGCCTAAGGGGGTGTGAACTCCTCAGAGGGACAGCGCCAGGACTGTTGGTGCTGCCCTTTAGACAAAGTATACGCCCCCACCCTTCCCAAGCTGAAGAGCCCTCCTGCTACCCCAGACCAATAATATTTTGCTCAATAGGCCACAGCAGTCATAAAAagtaaacaatgttttaaaaagcataaaGAATAGAGCTGAACATTAAAATAATCCCATCATATAAATCAatgctatacct
Proteins encoded:
- the NASP gene encoding nuclear autoantigenic sperm protein isoform X1; the encoded protein is MVKRAHFVIPSSFHQRPPPSLSQSCRMEEELAAPSTSADKTDSMDVDGEAKKLLGLGQKHLVLGNIPAAVNAFQEAASILGKKYGETADECAEAFFYYGKSLLELARMENGVLGNALEGVQVEEEEEGEKAEDDSMVENADNIDEEAREELREQVYNAMGEKEESKKSAEESPVLNEAGKETEGEDVEMGGKTREEEAIADVETKLKEKAEEQVEADMQEKTVAGEQVAEATEERVEAAMEEEAVAEATEERVEAATEEEAVAEAKVEAATEEKAVAEAATEERVEAATEEEAAAEAKAEAATEEEAAAEAATEEEAAAEAATEEEAAAEAATEEEAAAEAATEEEAAAEAATEEEAAAEAATEEEAEVAMEEEAVAEATEEQVEEATEEEAVAEATEEQVEEATEEEAVAEAEAEATEKQVEAATEEEAVAEAMEEKLNKSKEALASKETLFAAGNATTPAEGKEPANEIETEEKVEVAVKVEKERDDLMEEGDGAKVEKEEEKDDLMEEGEETEGSDEEDKENDKTEDNKENDSTVEDKSFQESEEDEVGNLELAWDMLELAKVIYKRQETKEAQLHAAQAHLKLGEVSIESENYAQAIEEFQACLAVQQKYLEAHDRLLAESHYQLALAYHYNSQFDDAILQFRKSVEVIDKRMVMLTERIKKAEGGSTEDEKEIEELNGLLPEIKEKIEDSKESQKSARVAELALKATLVGGTTSSFTQSEESCSVSTIPVRKPADGTSQCVTDISHLVRKKRKPEEETQQGDNEAKKSKPEPAVNGGGDAAPSGNEVAEKMEEETEKRPQVESGAAVESTV